One Streptomyces sp. ML-6 genomic region harbors:
- a CDS encoding serine protease, giving the protein MKQLLRAVKRCSVMAAVVLAAVSLQPAGASAAPNPVVGGTRAAQGEFPFMVRLSMGCGGALYAKDIVLTAAHCVDGSGNDTSITATGGVVDLQSSSAIKVRSTKVLQAPGYNGQGKDWALIKLAKPIDQPTLKIATSTAYNNGTFTVAGWGAATEGGSQQRYLLKATVPFVSDADCQDAYGGDLVPGEEICAGLIDTGGVDTCQGDSGGPMFRRDGAGAWIQVGIVSWGQGCARPGYPGVYTEVSTFASQIASAAATL; this is encoded by the coding sequence TTGAAGCAGCTTCTGCGCGCCGTGAAGAGATGTTCCGTCATGGCCGCCGTGGTCCTCGCGGCAGTCAGCCTCCAGCCCGCCGGCGCCTCCGCGGCCCCCAACCCGGTCGTCGGCGGAACCCGCGCGGCACAGGGCGAGTTCCCGTTCATGGTCCGGCTCTCCATGGGCTGCGGCGGCGCCCTCTACGCCAAGGACATCGTCCTCACCGCCGCGCACTGCGTGGACGGCTCGGGCAACGACACCTCCATCACCGCCACCGGCGGCGTCGTGGACCTCCAGTCCTCCAGCGCCATCAAGGTCCGCTCCACCAAGGTCCTCCAGGCCCCCGGCTACAACGGCCAGGGCAAGGACTGGGCACTGATCAAGCTCGCCAAGCCCATCGACCAGCCGACCCTGAAGATCGCCACCAGCACCGCCTACAACAACGGCACCTTCACCGTCGCCGGCTGGGGCGCGGCCACCGAGGGCGGCTCCCAGCAGCGCTACCTCCTCAAGGCCACCGTGCCGTTCGTCTCCGACGCCGACTGCCAGGACGCGTACGGCGGCGACCTCGTCCCCGGCGAGGAGATCTGCGCCGGACTGATCGACACCGGCGGCGTGGACACCTGCCAGGGCGACTCCGGCGGCCCCATGTTCCGCAGGGACGGCGCCGGAGCCTGGATCCAGGTGGGCATCGTCAGCTGGGGCCAGGGCTGCGCCAGGCCCGGCTACCCCGGCGTCTACACCGAGGTCTCGACGTTCGCCTCCCAGATCGCGTCCGCCGCGGCCACGCTCTGA